The following coding sequences are from one Macaca mulatta isolate MMU2019108-1 chromosome 7, T2T-MMU8v2.0, whole genome shotgun sequence window:
- the LOC144329759 gene encoding uncharacterized protein LOC144329759, giving the protein MVRDADKLIIGQELRVITPHAIEGVLRQPPDRWMSNARLTHYQGLLLNPLRITFLPPTSLNPASLLPNPDLDAPSHECTEILAQVHGVREDLQDRPLPDTELTWFTDGSSYVHQGQRYAGAAVTSETEILFQDGQKRSQLREKLLRL; this is encoded by the exons atggtccgagacgctgataaacttatcatagggcaagagttgcgcgttataaccccgcatgccattgaaggcgtcctccggcagccgccggaccgatggatgagtaacgcccggctcacccactatcaaggactgctgttaaaccccctcagaataacttttctgcccccaacctctttaaaccctgcttcactgctgccaaatccagacttggacgccccgtcccatgagtgcactgagatactggctcaggtgcatggggtgcgggaggacctgcaagatcgtccgctccccgacacagaactcacctggttcactgatggcagcagctatgtccaccaaggccagcggtatgcaggagcggctgtaacgtcagagactgag atactttttcaggatggacagaagcgttcccaactaagagagaaactgctcaggttgtag